From a single Miscanthus floridulus cultivar M001 chromosome 8, ASM1932011v1, whole genome shotgun sequence genomic region:
- the LOC136474919 gene encoding universal stress protein PHOS34-like, with product MATGNLASVVVAVDGSEESMNALRWALDNLRLRPDGELVVLHVQPPPNIAAGLNPAPIPFGGPSGVEVPAFTQAIEAHQRRITQAILEHALKICSEKNVEVKTEVVVGDPKEKICEVAANRKADLLVMGCRAIGPLKRVFLGSVSNYCINHVGCPVVVIKGT from the exons ATGGCGACCGGCAACCTGGCgagcgtggtggtggcggtggacggCAGCGAGGAGAGCATGAACGCGCTGCGGTGGGCGCTCGACAACCTCCGCCTGCGACCCGACGGCGAGCTCGTCGTGCTCCACGTCCAGCCGCCGCCCAACATCGCCGCGGGGCTCAACCCGGCGCCCATCCCCTTCGGCGGCCCCA GCGGGGTGGAGGTGCCGGCGTTCACGCAGGCCATCGAGGCGCACCAGCGGCGCATCACGCAGGCGATCCTGGAGCACGCGCTGAAGATTTGCTCCGAGAAGAAT GTGGAGGTGAAGACGGAGGTGGTGGTCGGGGACCCCAAGGAGAAGATCTGCGAGGTGGCGGCCAACCGCAAGGCCGATCTGCTCGTCATGGGCTGCCGTGCCATTGGGCCGCTCAAGAG GGTGTTCTTGGGCAGTGTGAGCAACTACTGTATCAACCATGTGGGCTGCCCTGTTGTTGTGATCAAGGGTACTTGA